Genomic DNA from Alicyclobacillus fastidiosus:
CGAACGAGGCCATTCGGCACTGGGTTTCGCACGTCGACGACACCTACTACATCATCGGATCCGTCGTTGGCCCGCACCCATATCCGCAGATGGTACGCGATTTTCAGCGGGTTATCGGGGACGAGACGAGGGCGCAAATCCTCGAGGCTGAGGGGCGCTTGCCGGATCGGGTTGTGGCGTGTGTCGGAGGTGGGAGTAACGCTATGGGGATGTTCTTCCCATTCGTCGAAGACCAGGAGGTCGATCTCATCGGGGTCGAGGCTGCCGGCCTCGGCGTCGACACCGAGGCGCATGCGGCGAGCGTCAATCGCGGGCGTCCAGGCGTCATTCACGGCGCGAAAACGATGCTCTTGCAAGACGAGTTTGGCCAGGTGACGCCGGCGCACTCTATCTCGGCGGGGCTCGATTACCCTGGAATTGGACCAGAGCACGCGCATTTGGGCGAGTCCGGCCGGGCCAGTTATGTCCCCGTCACAGACGCGGAGGCGTTGGAGGCGTTCTACTTTCTGTCGAAGACTGAGGGGATCATCCCGGCGCTCGAAAGTGCCCACGCCGTCGCCTACGTGATGCGCGAAGCCAAGCGCATGTCAGCGGATGAGCGCGTCGTCATCTGCCTTTCCGGCCGTGGCGACAAGGACGTCGAGCAGGTGGCCAACTTGGAAGGGGGACGGGCTCATGGGGAGAATTGAGCGAGCGTTTGCGGCACTTGACGGCAGAACTGCGCTGATCCCGTTCGTGGTCGCGGGCGACCCGAACTACGAGGACTCTCTGTCGTTGGTGCAGGAGGTTCTCGCTGCAGGGGCGGATATGATCGAGTTAGGCTTGCCCTATTCGGACCCGCTGGCCGATGGCCCGGTCATCCAGGCGGCTGCCTTGCGTAGTCTACAGTCAGGGTTTCAATTACCGCAAAGCATGCGAATGATTCAGACCATCCGGCAGCGCACGGAAAAGCCCATTATTGCGTTCACGTACGTCAACCCCGTCATTCAGTTTGGCATCGAAGCGTTTATGCGCGAATTGGCAGGTGCTGGCGGCGACGGGGTGATCATTCCGGACGTCCCCCTCGAAGAGGCACCGGAGATCGCGGATGTCGCACGGCGTTATGACATCGCGTTTATACCGCTTGTCGCACCGACGTCCGGCGAGGCGCGCGTACGAGCGATTTGCGAAGCTGCGAGTGGGTTTGTGTACTGCGTATCGTCCCTTGGCGTCACGGGTGAGCGAAGTGCCGTGTCAAACAACGTCCGCAGTCTCGTGGAGACCGTCAAGGCGCACACGGACTTACCTGCTTGTGTCGGGTTCGGCGTCAGCCAACCATTGCATGCGAAGGAGATCTCGGAGTACGCCGATGGGGTGATTGTGGGGAGTGCCTATGTGCGGCGGATCGAGGAATTCCAGGCGCAGGGACTGGATGCAATGGTGACCGAGCTGAACGGATTCACAACGGCCCTCAAGGCCGCTTGTAAATGATTCCTTGGCCGAAAGGTCTTACTTGTGCTAGAATCTTCAATTAATTTATGTAGATATATGTGGAGAGGGAGATTCCGATGATTGTGGTGATGAAGGAAGGCAGCACCCGTGCCGAAATCGAGCAAGTCATGCAAGTCTTGAAGCAGAAAGGGTTCGGTGTCCACCTGTCGGAAGGTACGGAGCAGACGATTGTCGGCGTGATCGGCCCCCGGGATCGCGTTCGCGAACTGGGCATTGAAAACATGAGTGGCGTCGAAAAACTCGTACCTGTCAGTAACCCCTTCAAGCTGGCTAGCCGCGCGTTCCACCCGGACAACACGACTATCCAGGTGCTCGATCACGTCGTGGGCGGCGAAACGCCGACCATCATCGCCGGACCGTGCTCGGTAGAGTCCCGTGACGGACTGATTGAAATTGCACAGGCGGTCAAAGCCAGTGGAGCACAGTTGCTCCGCGGCGGCGCGTTCAAGCCGAGGTCGTCCCCGTACTCGTTCCAGGGGCTCGGCGAGGAGGGATTGAAGTACCTCGCTGCGGCGCGGGAGGAGACAGGGCTCGGCATTGTTTCCGAGATCATGGAGCCTGGGCTCGTGGAGCTCGTCGCCAGCTATGTCGACGTCTTGCAGATTGGCGCGCGTAATATGCAGAATTTCGCGCTGCTCAAGGCGGTGGGCAAGACGCAGAAACCAGTTCTGTTGAAACGAGGCTTCTCCAACACCATCGAAGAGTGGCTGATGTCGGCAGAGTACATTATGGCCGAAGGAAATCCGAACGTCATATTGTGTGAACGAGGGATTCGCACATTTGAAACGTACACTCGAAACACGTTGGATCTGAATGCTGTACCGGTCGTTCAACACCTGTCGCATCTGCCTGTCCTCGTAGATCCGAGCCACGGCGTAGGGCACGCCCGTTACGTGTCCACGATGGCGAGAGCCAGCATCGCTGCGGGTGCCGCGGGCGTGATTGTCGAAGTTCATCCAAAGCCGGAGGAAGCGTGGTCCGATGGAAGCCAAACGCTGACCTTGAAGGCGTTTGACGAGATGGCTCGTCAGGTTCGACAACTCCATGAGCTCACAAAGTCCTTTCAGCGACAGGAAGCGACGATGTAATGGACCGGGAGATATCTCGAATTCTCGTGGTAGGAGGCGGACTACTGGGCACGTCCTTTGCACTGGCGGTGCATCGGGCGTGCCCTAGCCTCGTTGTCGAATGTGTGGAACCCAACCCGGAACATCGTGCGCGGTTGATTCAGCATGCCGCCATTGCCCATGTGTACGACGACGTACGGCACATAGAAGGCGAATATGACTTGGCGGTGCTCGCGGCTCCGCCGGATGTCTGCATCGCATATTTACAGGACGTTGCGCGGTGCGCCTCTATCGTGATCGACGTCTGTAGTGTCAAGCAGGCCATTTGTCAGGCAGCAGAGGAACTGCGTCTGCGAGGTCAGTTTGTGCCGTCCCATCCCATGGCCGGTAAGGCCATCGAGGGACCTCGTGCTGCCGATGGCGATTTATTTCGGGACAGGCCGTGGATATTCCTAGAGGATTGGGCGCCGCCAGCGAGGGTAGTCGCCCTCGTCGAGCGGATTGGCGCACGAGTGACGATCATCCCGAGTGCAGAAGCGCACGATGCGATGATCGCTTGCGTGAGCCACGGCATTCACGTCACTTCGCTGGCGGCTATGCTCGCGAGTGACGACAAGCGGCGGCAGGCGTATCCGTCGCTCGAGCAGGTCAGCGGTCCGGCATTTTGGGATATCACGCGGCTCGCGTCGTCTCCGTCGGCGTTTTGGGCGGACACGTTGCTGCAGAATCGGGAGAACGTCGTTTCCTATCTGCAAACTTTAAGGGAGCAAATCGCGAAGTTTGAAGAGGCGATGCGCAGCCAGGACCGAGAACATCTTGTCGATCTCCTCAACAGATCGAGACTCGCGCGCGAAACCTGGGAATCGTCCCGACCTTGACCATCGTCGTCAGGGGAGGGGCGACTTTTCCTGAACTAGTCCATATTGTAATTTCACCGTTGACAGCGCTTCCATGATGAGATATGATAACTCTCGAAGGGTGTTATGTTCTGATTTCTCTCCACTCCTAGCAGAATCTCCTATTTGGAATCCGTGAAAGCGGATTCCTCTTTTTTTGTCTCCTAAACTTTGTATATCATTCCGCTTTTACATAAAAACTACAGATACAATCACCATTGACACTGTGCTGGAAAGGGGTGTCTGTCCTGCAAGTCTATCCACAGGATGAGCAATTCCTGTACGTATGCGGGAATCCGGAGTCGTCGTCAGACGATTCGCCGCTTTTTGAACAGGTTGGGGTTTTTGCACAGCGCCGCCAGACCATGCCGCCGATGTACCTTTATGAACTGTCGTATGAACGGCTGTGGAACGCTTGCAAAATGGGATGGACGGCCGCGGACGTGATCACGTTCCTTCGGCGCTACGCGGTCAGTCCGCTTCCGACGAAGATGCAGAATCACATCTGTACCTCGATGGGGCGCTTTGGCGATTTGCGACTCTACGAGGTCGAGGGGGGAATAGAGCTTCGGGGCAGCGCAAAATTGATGGCGCAAGTGAGAAAGCACAAAGACATCGCGCGCCACCTGCGCGGTCGCAAATCGTTGTCGGCTACGGTCGACGCAGAGGCGCGGGTGGCATTGAAAATGGCTCTAGCTGCACATGGGTTTCCCGTCCTCGACGATGGTGTGCGCGTCGAGGCACCGCGCCCACTGCAGATTGCGCTACATCCGAGTTTACACCTGCGCAGCTATCAACGCGCGGCCATCGAGCAGTTCGTTGGGCGCGATGACGGCTCGGGCGTGATCGTTCTCCCGTGCGGGGCTGGAAAGACGGTCGTCGGCCTGGGCACGCTCGCGGCCCTTCAGTGCACGGGTCTCATCCTCGTTCCCAACGAAGCCGCTGCGAAACAGTGGGAAGACCATTTCCTCAAGTTTACTAATCTCACGCCGTCAGAGGTCGGCATCGACGATGGGACAGACGCCCTCAAGCCTGTCACCATCACCACGTATCAGCGGCTGACGGCCCGGCGCAAGTCCGGTGAGTATTACCACTTTGGACGATATGTCGCGATTAACTGGGGATTGGTTGTCTACGACGAGGTTCACTTGCTCCCTGCTCCGCTGTTTCGCTTGTCGGCTGAACTGCAGTGCGCGAGAAGACTCGGTTTGAGTGCGACGCTCGTGCGCGAGGACGGACGTACGGCAGATGTATTCTCCCTGGTCGGTCCAAAGGTGTACGAGGTGCACGAGGATAGGCTTACCGCGGAGGGTTATTTGTCGCAAGTGACTTGTGTGGAGGTACAGGTAGCGATGAGCGACGAGGCCATGGCGTCTTATGAGCAGGCTCCCTTGCGGCAGAAACATCGCGCTGCGGCCGACAACCAGGCGAAGCTCGAAGTTGTCGAGGCCCTCTGCCGCAAGCATCGGGATGGTCAAATCCTCATCATGGGTCATTACACACAATTTCTGAAAAAGGTTTCAGAGCGCCTTTCTTGTCCTATGCTAGACGGAGAGACTCCGAAAGAGAAGCGACTGCATGAGTACGATCGGTTTCGTCAGGGACACACACGCGTCCTCGTGTTGTCCCGCATCGCCAACGTCGCTGTCGATCTGCCTAACGCCGATGTCGCCATCCAAGTCTCCGGGTTATTTGGATCCCGACAGGAAGAAGCACAGCGCCTCGGACGAGTGTTGCGCCCCAAACCTGGCGGTGGGCGATTTTACACGCTGGTAAGTGTTCACACCTTGGAGGAGAGAACAGCTCGACACCGGCAACAGTTTTTAGTCGAGCGAGGGTTTGCTTACACACAGGTTTCTGCCGCTGATATCATCAGCGAGGGGACGATTGCAAATGAAGTTAGACGAGTGCCTAAATCACGCGTCCGTGGGTACGCTCCGAAGCATAGCGTTGCACCAAAAGCTTGACTGCTCCCTGTATTCCAAACTCGACTTGATGCAATCCATCCTGTACGCCATGCGCATACCGGCGCAGGTCTCGCAGCTCGTCAAACACTGGACGGACACATGGGGCGACCTCTTCGTGCGAGTAGGCATGTCCCGCCCGCGACTGTATTCGGCGGAGGAGATGGACGCCCTGTTCATGGCGTCGGGTTTTGAGGCGGGTGCACTCGAGCGCGCGCTCGGCGAAGGGTGGTTGTTCGCGCGACAAACCCAATCGCAGAGACCCAACTACATCATCCCGGTAGAACTTCACGAAGCGATTCGCAAACATTTGTTGTCCCAGATGAAAGGGCGAGTCGTGGTGCGGTCGACGCCGCCGCTCATCCAACAGGACGAGGCCACAGCGCTGGTTCAGGACTTTCAAACCTTGATCGACTACGTTCTGAATCATGACGTGCAGTTGACCACCGGTGGGGCGATGTACAAACGCCACACGCAGCAGTTGATGGAACTGTTTTCGGTAGCGGAGGACTTAGCTGTCCCTGAGTGGCGGTTTGGCTATGGGCGCAGGGCGCACGACTATCCCGATAGGCTTGCACTCCTGTACGATTTTGCCTACGACCAACAGTTTTTTGTGGAGACAGAAGATCAAACGCTGGTCGTCTCCGATGCGGTCAGAGACTGGACGACATTGTCTCGACCTCGGCAGATGCAGCGGATTCTGCAGTTTTATATCCGCCTGTACAGGCGCCCCATCCCAAGGCTGCGCGAAGTCGTGGAGATCATCCGCACACTGGCCGACGACTGGGTGTCGACGGGGTCGGTCCTGGAGGTTTGCGGCTCCATGGTATCGCCGTTCTACTACGACACTCGAGACGACGTGTGGAACAATCGGATTTTAAAGATGCTGACGCACCTGGGTGTCATCCGTTTGGGATCGGACCAAGAATCTGATGAACAGTGGTTTCAAATGACGAATCTCGGTCAAGAATTACTAACACAGGACGAATTACAGCTAGTAGATGACACGTCCACCAGTCAAGCGTCGCTTATTGTTCAGCCCAACTTTGAAGTGATGGTCACTGTTCACGACAGTCAGAAGGAATCTGTCCTGTCGCAGTTCGCAGACCTCAAGAGTGCGGGTTCCATACGGATATACCGGATTCTTGAACAGAGTGTGTTGCGTGGACTCGCGGCTGGATACGATTTTAAGCGCTGGCGTGACATGCTGGCGAACACAAGCATTGGCCCCATTCCCGGCAACGTCGAACGGACGCTGTTGGAGTGGGAGGCGGTACACGCGTCCGAGCGCCCGCTCAGCTCCTGAAGATGAGCTTTAAGCTGGTTCGTGGTTAAAAGTGAGAAAAACAGGCGTCTGCAGGAAAAGTCAGAGGCAGAGCAGAATACAATAAACAAACAATTCTCAACTTTTCTCGACCGGACGTCCTACCGACATCTCAGGAGATATAGTGAAACAGGGAGGAGAATGGCTATGGGAACCATCGTATCAGTTGCTGAAAAGAAACATTTCTTGCGCTGGTTTCTGGCCAACTACGATTTGCAAAGTCGTGAGGCGGAAATGCTGTTGCGTTATATGATGACACGTGAAAACGTCCTGCAACGCGTCCATTTCGTCGATAACTTTCGTCACTTTTCCCGCGTAATCGTC
This window encodes:
- the trpB gene encoding tryptophan synthase subunit beta, which gives rise to MTESYSYPDANGRFGGFGGRYVPETLMSALIQLEKDYLRLRADADFQRELKYFLEQYSGRPTPLYYAERLSDALGGPKIYLKREDLNHTGAHKINNTIGQALLAVHTGKKRIIAETGAGQHGVASATVAARFGLECTVFMGEEDMRRQALNVFRMRMLGAEVVPAVSGTRTLKDATNEAIRHWVSHVDDTYYIIGSVVGPHPYPQMVRDFQRVIGDETRAQILEAEGRLPDRVVACVGGGSNAMGMFFPFVEDQEVDLIGVEAAGLGVDTEAHAASVNRGRPGVIHGAKTMLLQDEFGQVTPAHSISAGLDYPGIGPEHAHLGESGRASYVPVTDAEALEAFYFLSKTEGIIPALESAHAVAYVMREAKRMSADERVVICLSGRGDKDVEQVANLEGGRAHGEN
- the aroF gene encoding 3-deoxy-7-phosphoheptulonate synthase, which encodes MIVVMKEGSTRAEIEQVMQVLKQKGFGVHLSEGTEQTIVGVIGPRDRVRELGIENMSGVEKLVPVSNPFKLASRAFHPDNTTIQVLDHVVGGETPTIIAGPCSVESRDGLIEIAQAVKASGAQLLRGGAFKPRSSPYSFQGLGEEGLKYLAAAREETGLGIVSEIMEPGLVELVASYVDVLQIGARNMQNFALLKAVGKTQKPVLLKRGFSNTIEEWLMSAEYIMAEGNPNVILCERGIRTFETYTRNTLDLNAVPVVQHLSHLPVLVDPSHGVGHARYVSTMARASIAAGAAGVIVEVHPKPEEAWSDGSQTLTLKAFDEMARQVRQLHELTKSFQRQEATM
- a CDS encoding prephenate dehydrogenase/arogenate dehydrogenase family protein, with product MDREISRILVVGGGLLGTSFALAVHRACPSLVVECVEPNPEHRARLIQHAAIAHVYDDVRHIEGEYDLAVLAAPPDVCIAYLQDVARCASIVIDVCSVKQAICQAAEELRLRGQFVPSHPMAGKAIEGPRAADGDLFRDRPWIFLEDWAPPARVVALVERIGARVTIIPSAEAHDAMIACVSHGIHVTSLAAMLASDDKRRQAYPSLEQVSGPAFWDITRLASSPSAFWADTLLQNRENVVSYLQTLREQIAKFEEAMRSQDREHLVDLLNRSRLARETWESSRP
- a CDS encoding helicase-associated domain-containing protein; protein product: MKLDECLNHASVGTLRSIALHQKLDCSLYSKLDLMQSILYAMRIPAQVSQLVKHWTDTWGDLFVRVGMSRPRLYSAEEMDALFMASGFEAGALERALGEGWLFARQTQSQRPNYIIPVELHEAIRKHLLSQMKGRVVVRSTPPLIQQDEATALVQDFQTLIDYVLNHDVQLTTGGAMYKRHTQQLMELFSVAEDLAVPEWRFGYGRRAHDYPDRLALLYDFAYDQQFFVETEDQTLVVSDAVRDWTTLSRPRQMQRILQFYIRLYRRPIPRLREVVEIIRTLADDWVSTGSVLEVCGSMVSPFYYDTRDDVWNNRILKMLTHLGVIRLGSDQESDEQWFQMTNLGQELLTQDELQLVDDTSTSQASLIVQPNFEVMVTVHDSQKESVLSQFADLKSAGSIRIYRILEQSVLRGLAAGYDFKRWRDMLANTSIGPIPGNVERTLLEWEAVHASERPLSS
- a CDS encoding DEAD/DEAH box helicase family protein — protein: MTLCWKGVSVLQVYPQDEQFLYVCGNPESSSDDSPLFEQVGVFAQRRQTMPPMYLYELSYERLWNACKMGWTAADVITFLRRYAVSPLPTKMQNHICTSMGRFGDLRLYEVEGGIELRGSAKLMAQVRKHKDIARHLRGRKSLSATVDAEARVALKMALAAHGFPVLDDGVRVEAPRPLQIALHPSLHLRSYQRAAIEQFVGRDDGSGVIVLPCGAGKTVVGLGTLAALQCTGLILVPNEAAAKQWEDHFLKFTNLTPSEVGIDDGTDALKPVTITTYQRLTARRKSGEYYHFGRYVAINWGLVVYDEVHLLPAPLFRLSAELQCARRLGLSATLVREDGRTADVFSLVGPKVYEVHEDRLTAEGYLSQVTCVEVQVAMSDEAMASYEQAPLRQKHRAAADNQAKLEVVEALCRKHRDGQILIMGHYTQFLKKVSERLSCPMLDGETPKEKRLHEYDRFRQGHTRVLVLSRIANVAVDLPNADVAIQVSGLFGSRQEEAQRLGRVLRPKPGGGRFYTLVSVHTLEERTARHRQQFLVERGFAYTQVSAADIISEGTIANEVRRVPKSRVRGYAPKHSVAPKA
- the trpA gene encoding tryptophan synthase subunit alpha, with product MGRIERAFAALDGRTALIPFVVAGDPNYEDSLSLVQEVLAAGADMIELGLPYSDPLADGPVIQAAALRSLQSGFQLPQSMRMIQTIRQRTEKPIIAFTYVNPVIQFGIEAFMRELAGAGGDGVIIPDVPLEEAPEIADVARRYDIAFIPLVAPTSGEARVRAICEAASGFVYCVSSLGVTGERSAVSNNVRSLVETVKAHTDLPACVGFGVSQPLHAKEISEYADGVIVGSAYVRRIEEFQAQGLDAMVTELNGFTTALKAACK